From the genome of Parazoarcus communis, one region includes:
- a CDS encoding CBS domain-containing protein, protein MTTTVGQILAQKGNKAMAVLPESSVLDALRIMAEHDIGAVLVVEGERLVGIFTERDYARKVVLKGLVSRDVKIRELMTANPRTVTPSCTVDEVMQTMTENRFRHLPVVEDGKISGIVTIGDMVKCIVSQQQATIEQLSNYIAGDLAT, encoded by the coding sequence ATGACGACTACCGTAGGACAGATTCTTGCCCAGAAGGGCAACAAGGCCATGGCAGTGCTACCCGAAAGCTCCGTGCTCGACGCATTGCGGATCATGGCGGAACACGATATCGGCGCAGTACTCGTTGTTGAGGGCGAGCGCCTTGTAGGCATCTTCACCGAGCGCGACTACGCACGCAAGGTCGTGCTCAAGGGGCTGGTATCGCGCGATGTAAAAATCCGCGAGCTGATGACGGCGAACCCGCGCACGGTCACGCCGTCGTGCACGGTCGATGAGGTCATGCAGACCATGACTGAAAACCGCTTTCGGCACCTGCCGGTTGTCGAAGACGGCAAGATTTCCGGCATCGTGACCATCGGCGACATGGTGAAGTGCATCGTCAGCCAGCAACAGGCCACCATTGAGCAGTTGTCGAACTACATCGCCGGCGACCTGGCGACCTGA
- the pepN gene encoding aminopeptidase N produces MRTEQAPTIQRVDYQPLAWSVERIDLHFRLEPTGTIVTNRMVCVRNPAAAGVGPIRLWGEALERISLSIDGVEPSAGALRENGSLLEIDVAGPEQSVTLEVVTRVNPKANTTLSGLYLSNGGFFTQCEAEGFRRITCFPDRPDVMARFTVTLDADREACPVLLSNGNLLEQGDLPDGRHYAKWEDPFLKPSYLFALVAAKLVALEREVETASGRKVLLQVWVEEGNLDRCEHAMDSLIHSMRWDETTFGLELDLDRFMIVAVADFNMGAMENKGLNIFNTKFVLAKPDTATDIDYENVESVVAHEYFHNWTGNRVTCRDWFQLTLKEGLTVFRDQQFSADMLARAAGPEGAASARAVKRIDDVRVLRAAQFPEDGGPMAHPIRPDSYQEINNFYTATVYEKGAEVIRMLHTLLGPEGFRNGMDLYFSYHDGCAVTCDDFVDAMAEANGRDLDQFMHWYSQSGTPRLRAAGAWDAASGSYTLSLSQHTPPTPGEAEKQPLVIPVALGLIGPDGRDCALQLEGEAQPGATTRVLALNSAEQHFRFVGLAAEPVPSLLRGFSAPVILELDEDDARLAFRMAHDSDPFNRWDAAQRYSERIILASAGGTMQAVPEAFVAAFRTLLEDTALDPAFRAQALSMPAEGFLLERMSVADPQALRAALVGLTRHLGSVLAGEWRALFAAMQVPGEYRYHPADAGRRALANLALRYLAAAGDAEGLALAQARFDAATNMTERFGALAALAQVSGAAREAALQAFHQRYLKDPLVLDKWFALQAGAWRWSDAAEPTVERVHALMSDPAFSLSNPNKVYALLGTFFRANAGEFHAADGSGHVFWADQVIALNATNPQVASRMARALENWRRYTPELQASIRPQLERVLAAEGLSPDVAEVVGKALS; encoded by the coding sequence ATGAGAACCGAACAAGCCCCCACCATTCAACGGGTCGATTACCAGCCCCTGGCCTGGAGCGTCGAGCGCATCGACCTCCATTTCCGGCTCGAGCCCACGGGCACGATCGTCACCAATCGCATGGTTTGTGTGCGCAACCCTGCGGCAGCTGGCGTGGGGCCGATCCGCCTGTGGGGTGAGGCGCTGGAGCGCATCTCGCTGAGCATCGACGGTGTGGAGCCGTCCGCCGGCGCCTTGCGTGAGAATGGCAGCCTGCTCGAAATCGACGTGGCCGGCCCCGAGCAATCGGTGACGCTCGAAGTGGTCACCCGGGTCAATCCAAAAGCGAATACCACGCTTTCCGGGCTCTACCTGTCGAATGGCGGTTTCTTCACCCAGTGCGAGGCGGAGGGCTTCCGCCGCATCACCTGCTTCCCCGATCGTCCGGATGTGATGGCGCGCTTTACCGTCACCCTCGATGCCGACCGTGAAGCCTGCCCGGTCCTGTTGTCGAACGGCAACCTGCTTGAACAGGGCGATCTGCCCGACGGGCGGCACTACGCGAAGTGGGAAGATCCCTTCCTCAAACCGTCCTATCTGTTTGCACTGGTTGCGGCAAAGCTGGTTGCGCTTGAGCGCGAGGTGGAGACCGCGTCCGGGCGCAAGGTGCTGCTCCAGGTGTGGGTGGAGGAAGGCAACCTCGACCGTTGCGAGCATGCGATGGATTCGCTCATCCACTCGATGCGCTGGGATGAGACCACCTTCGGCCTCGAGCTTGATCTCGACCGCTTCATGATCGTTGCAGTGGCCGATTTCAACATGGGGGCGATGGAGAACAAGGGCCTCAACATCTTCAACACCAAGTTCGTGCTGGCCAAGCCGGACACCGCAACCGACATTGACTACGAGAACGTCGAGAGCGTGGTGGCGCATGAGTACTTCCACAACTGGACGGGTAACCGCGTGACCTGCCGTGACTGGTTCCAGCTCACGCTCAAGGAAGGCCTTACCGTGTTCCGCGACCAGCAGTTCTCGGCCGACATGCTCGCCCGCGCAGCCGGCCCCGAAGGCGCGGCCTCGGCGCGGGCGGTAAAGCGCATCGACGATGTCCGGGTGCTGCGTGCGGCACAGTTCCCGGAAGACGGCGGGCCGATGGCGCACCCGATCCGCCCCGACAGCTATCAGGAAATCAACAACTTCTACACCGCCACGGTGTACGAGAAGGGGGCGGAAGTGATCCGCATGCTGCACACCCTGCTCGGGCCCGAGGGTTTCCGCAACGGCATGGATCTGTACTTCAGCTATCACGACGGCTGCGCCGTGACCTGCGACGATTTCGTCGATGCGATGGCCGAGGCCAATGGTCGCGATCTCGATCAGTTCATGCACTGGTACAGCCAGTCCGGCACGCCACGCCTGCGGGCCGCTGGTGCGTGGGATGCGGCCAGCGGCAGCTACACGCTGAGCCTGAGTCAGCATACGCCGCCGACCCCGGGCGAGGCCGAGAAGCAGCCGCTGGTGATTCCGGTGGCGCTCGGCCTGATCGGACCGGACGGGCGTGACTGCGCACTGCAGCTGGAGGGTGAGGCTCAGCCGGGTGCAACGACGCGGGTGCTGGCGCTGAACTCGGCCGAGCAGCACTTCCGTTTCGTCGGCCTCGCGGCCGAGCCCGTGCCCTCGCTGCTGCGGGGCTTCTCGGCGCCAGTGATTCTGGAACTGGACGAAGACGATGCACGGCTGGCCTTCCGCATGGCCCACGACAGCGACCCCTTCAACCGCTGGGATGCCGCGCAGCGTTACAGCGAGCGCATCATCCTGGCCTCAGCCGGCGGTACCATGCAGGCCGTGCCCGAGGCCTTCGTCGCGGCTTTCCGCACGCTGCTCGAAGACACGGCGCTCGACCCGGCCTTTCGTGCTCAAGCGCTGTCCATGCCGGCCGAAGGCTTCCTGCTCGAGCGCATGAGCGTTGCCGATCCGCAGGCCTTGCGTGCTGCGCTGGTGGGGCTCACGCGCCATCTGGGCTCGGTTCTGGCGGGTGAGTGGAGAGCACTGTTCGCGGCAATGCAGGTGCCCGGCGAATACCGCTACCATCCGGCTGACGCCGGTCGCCGTGCGCTGGCCAATCTCGCCCTGCGCTATCTGGCCGCCGCGGGCGACGCTGAGGGCCTGGCGCTGGCACAGGCGCGTTTCGATGCAGCCACCAACATGACCGAGCGCTTCGGCGCCCTGGCTGCGCTCGCGCAGGTGTCAGGCGCAGCACGCGAAGCCGCGCTGCAGGCCTTCCATCAGCGCTATCTCAAGGACCCGCTGGTGCTCGACAAGTGGTTTGCCCTGCAGGCCGGGGCGTGGCGCTGGAGCGATGCGGCGGAGCCGACCGTGGAGCGGGTGCACGCCCTGATGTCCGATCCGGCCTTCAGCCTGTCGAATCCGAACAAGGTCTATGCCTTGCTCGGCACCTTCTTCCGTGCCAACGCGGGGGAGTTCCACGCCGCGGACGGCAGCGGGCACGTGTTCTGGGCCGATCAGGTGATTGCGCTCAATGCGACCAATCCGCAGGTGGCTTCGCGGATGGCTCGGGCGCTGGAAAACTGGCGGCGTTACACCCCCGAGCTGCAGGCCAGCATCCGGCCGCAACTCGAGCGCGTACTGGCCGCGGAAGGGCTGTCGCCGGATGTGGCGGAAGTCGTGGGCAAGGCCCTGAGCTGA
- a CDS encoding universal stress protein, with protein MQSIRTLLAASDLSAFARHAAERAAMVATDVGARLSIAHVVNGGGLNALRHLVDVGTGDVAARLLDEVRGEVRELVDDIGQRFGAKVDMHLATGAVLSELSMYAEVIDADLLVLGARGSSVVREWLLGTTTERILSKTTRAVLVVKQMPHENYQRVLVPVDFSPRSADALRFARSVAPKADLILLHAFEVPFEGKLRYAGVESDALAALRVTAKREAVEKMNALVTAAGLGDAGVRRIVLHGDPAATILAQEQEQDCDLIVIGKRGLGLLEELLLGSVTKHILAQSNGDVMVTDRVCR; from the coding sequence ATGCAATCGATTCGTACGCTGCTTGCGGCAAGTGATCTTTCCGCCTTTGCGCGGCACGCTGCGGAGCGGGCTGCAATGGTGGCAACCGACGTCGGCGCGCGGCTGTCGATTGCGCATGTGGTGAATGGCGGCGGTCTCAATGCCTTGCGGCATCTGGTCGATGTCGGTACCGGTGACGTGGCGGCGCGTCTGCTCGACGAGGTGCGCGGCGAAGTCCGCGAACTGGTCGACGATATCGGCCAGCGCTTCGGCGCCAAGGTCGACATGCATCTCGCCACCGGTGCGGTACTGTCGGAACTGAGCATGTACGCGGAAGTGATCGATGCGGATCTGCTGGTGCTGGGCGCGCGCGGGTCGAGCGTGGTGCGCGAGTGGCTGCTCGGGACGACGACCGAGCGCATTCTGAGCAAGACCACACGGGCCGTGCTGGTGGTGAAGCAGATGCCGCATGAGAACTATCAGCGCGTGCTGGTTCCGGTCGACTTTTCCCCGCGCTCCGCAGATGCGCTGCGTTTCGCCCGCTCAGTGGCACCAAAGGCGGATCTGATTCTGCTGCATGCCTTCGAAGTGCCTTTTGAGGGCAAGCTGCGTTACGCCGGTGTCGAGAGCGACGCGCTGGCCGCCTTGCGGGTCACCGCCAAGCGCGAGGCCGTGGAGAAGATGAATGCCCTTGTGACGGCCGCGGGGCTCGGGGACGCAGGGGTTCGTCGCATCGTGTTGCACGGGGATCCTGCGGCCACGATTCTGGCGCAGGAACAGGAGCAGGATTGCGACCTGATCGTGATCGGCAAGCGCGGCCTGGGGCTGCTGGAAGAGTTGCTGCTGGGGAGCGTGACCAAACACATTCTCGCCCAGTCCAACGGCGACGTCATGGTGACCGACCGCGTGTGCCGCTGA
- a CDS encoding cation-transporting P-type ATPase, with protein MNARFEHEPGGAQAEWHASSASDAIERLKACRRTGLSTAELESRRSRFGPNALPPPQRRGPWLRFLLQFHNVLIYVLLAAGVVTATLGHAVDAGVIFGVVVINAIIGFIQEGKAERALDAIRNMLSLHAQVLRDGHRQEVMADTLVPGDIVFLVSGDKVPADLRLLEVRSLRIEEAALTGESLAVEKRTEAVTANAALGDRACMAYSGTLVIYGQAVGLVVETASRTEIGRISAMLNEVESLSTPLLRQLAGFGRVLTWAILAIASVTYAFGVLVRGYPSGEMFLAAVGLAVAAIPEGLPAIMTITLAIGVQAMARRNAIIRRLPAVEALGSVTVICTDKTGTLTRNEMTVQQVLIADGALAVSGAGYAPHGGFSRGAEEIDALASPELQRIGRASLLCNDATLALDGEVWSLVGDPTEGALLTLAAKAGLDAAFESEAMPRVDAIPFESEHRFMATLHHDHCGGGLILLKGAPERVLSLCSTQREGELDAPLQPEYWHAGMERAAAQGMRLLAIAERHDTERRTALDFDDVEPGGFTLLAILGLTDPPREEAVQAVAHCLSAGIRVKMITGDHAVTARAIGQQLGLASAQRAITGADIEALDDAQLAGVVGDVDIFARASPEHKLRLVKALQAQGEVVSMTGDGVNDAPALKRADVGVAMGRKGTEAAKEAAEMVLADDNFASVAAAVEEGRRVYDNLKKAIVFILPTNIGQGAMVLAAVLFGLTMPITPAQILWVNMITAVTLSLALAFEAPERDIMQRPPRNPMEPLLTRFLVWRIVFVGVLLVAGGMGLFLWELNRGAGLEAARTVTVNAILIGEVFYLFNVRSFYGSILNREGFFGNRYVLYAIALLLICQALFTYLPAMQVLFGTEALGMEEWVRIVLFGVIVLLLVEAEKILLRRI; from the coding sequence GCCGAATGCATTGCCGCCACCGCAGCGACGCGGCCCCTGGCTGCGTTTTCTGCTCCAGTTCCACAATGTGCTGATCTATGTGTTGCTGGCCGCCGGCGTCGTTACCGCGACGCTGGGGCATGCGGTCGACGCAGGGGTGATCTTCGGCGTGGTCGTGATCAATGCCATCATCGGTTTCATTCAGGAGGGCAAGGCCGAGCGGGCGCTGGATGCGATTCGCAACATGCTCTCGCTGCATGCTCAGGTGCTGCGCGACGGGCACCGGCAGGAAGTGATGGCAGACACACTGGTCCCGGGAGACATCGTCTTTCTGGTGTCGGGTGACAAGGTGCCGGCCGACCTGCGCCTGCTTGAGGTGCGCAGCCTGCGGATTGAAGAGGCTGCGCTGACCGGCGAGTCGCTTGCGGTCGAGAAACGCACCGAAGCGGTGACTGCGAACGCCGCGCTCGGCGATCGCGCGTGCATGGCCTATTCCGGTACGCTGGTGATCTACGGCCAGGCGGTCGGGCTGGTGGTGGAGACCGCGAGCCGAACCGAGATCGGCCGCATCAGCGCGATGCTCAACGAGGTGGAGTCGCTCAGCACGCCGTTGCTGCGGCAGCTGGCCGGCTTCGGACGTGTGCTGACGTGGGCCATCCTGGCCATCGCAAGCGTCACCTACGCCTTTGGTGTTCTGGTGCGGGGTTATCCGTCGGGGGAGATGTTTCTTGCGGCGGTCGGCCTTGCCGTCGCGGCAATCCCGGAAGGGCTGCCGGCAATCATGACGATCACGCTGGCAATCGGTGTGCAGGCGATGGCACGGCGCAATGCCATCATCCGGCGCCTGCCCGCGGTCGAGGCCCTGGGCTCGGTCACGGTAATCTGCACCGACAAGACCGGCACCCTGACGCGCAACGAGATGACCGTGCAGCAGGTGCTGATCGCGGACGGGGCGCTGGCCGTTTCCGGGGCAGGCTATGCGCCCCACGGCGGCTTTAGCCGCGGTGCCGAGGAGATCGACGCGCTTGCGTCTCCGGAGTTGCAGCGTATTGGCCGCGCGTCGCTGTTGTGCAATGACGCCACGCTGGCGCTGGATGGCGAGGTGTGGAGTCTGGTTGGCGATCCGACCGAGGGGGCCCTGCTGACGCTCGCCGCCAAGGCCGGTCTTGATGCGGCGTTCGAGAGCGAGGCCATGCCGCGGGTCGATGCGATCCCCTTCGAGTCCGAGCACCGCTTCATGGCAACCCTGCATCACGATCACTGCGGCGGGGGCCTGATCCTGCTCAAGGGGGCGCCAGAGCGCGTGCTGTCATTGTGTTCAACGCAGCGCGAAGGCGAACTGGACGCCCCCTTGCAGCCCGAGTACTGGCATGCCGGCATGGAGCGGGCTGCGGCACAGGGCATGCGCCTGCTGGCAATCGCTGAACGCCATGACACGGAGCGTCGGACTGCGCTCGACTTCGACGATGTCGAACCCGGTGGTTTCACTCTGCTCGCAATCCTTGGCCTGACCGACCCGCCGCGTGAAGAGGCGGTGCAGGCGGTCGCGCATTGCCTGTCGGCCGGCATCCGCGTGAAGATGATCACCGGGGACCATGCCGTCACCGCACGGGCGATCGGTCAGCAACTCGGTCTGGCGTCGGCGCAACGGGCCATCACCGGGGCCGATATCGAAGCGCTCGACGATGCGCAGCTTGCAGGTGTGGTCGGCGACGTCGATATCTTTGCCCGCGCCAGCCCCGAGCACAAGTTGCGGCTGGTGAAGGCGCTGCAGGCGCAGGGCGAGGTGGTCTCGATGACCGGGGACGGCGTCAACGATGCGCCCGCGCTCAAGCGCGCCGATGTGGGCGTGGCAATGGGGCGCAAGGGCACGGAGGCGGCCAAGGAGGCGGCCGAGATGGTCCTTGCCGACGATAACTTTGCGTCGGTGGCCGCGGCGGTGGAGGAAGGGCGGCGGGTATACGACAACCTCAAGAAGGCCATCGTGTTCATCCTGCCCACCAATATCGGTCAGGGCGCGATGGTGCTCGCTGCGGTGCTGTTCGGGCTGACAATGCCGATCACGCCGGCGCAGATCCTGTGGGTCAACATGATTACGGCGGTGACGCTCTCGCTTGCGCTCGCCTTTGAGGCACCCGAGCGCGACATCATGCAGCGTCCGCCGCGCAATCCGATGGAACCCCTGCTGACCCGCTTCCTGGTATGGCGTATCGTGTTCGTTGGCGTACTGCTGGTCGCGGGCGGGATGGGGCTGTTCCTGTGGGAGCTGAACCGGGGTGCCGGGCTGGAGGCGGCACGAACGGTAACCGTCAATGCGATCCTGATCGGCGAAGTGTTCTACCTGTTCAATGTGCGCAGCTTTTACGGATCCATCCTCAATCGCGAGGGATTCTTCGGTAATCGCTACGTGCTGTATGCAATTGCCTTGCTGCTGATTTGCCAGGCGCTGTTCACGTACCTGCCGGCGATGCAGGTCCTTTTCGGTACCGAGGCGCTGGGGATGGAAGAGTGGGTGAGAATCGTGCTGTTCGGCGTGATCGTGCTGCTGTTGGTCGAGGCAGAGAAAATCCTGTTGCGCAGGATCTGA